A genomic region of Klebsiella sp. RIT-PI-d contains the following coding sequences:
- the lepA gene encoding translation elongation factor 4, protein MKNIRNFSIIAHIDHGKSTLSDRIIQICGGLSDREMAAQVLDSMDLERERGITIKAQSVTLDFKAADGETYQLNFIDTPGHVDFSYEVSRSLAACEGALLVVDAGQGVEAQTLANCYTALEMDLEVVPVLNKIDLPAADPDRVAEEIEDIVGIDATDAVRCSAKTGIGVQDVLERLVRDIPAPQGDPEAPLQALIIDSWFDNYLGVVSLVRVKNGTLRKGDKIKVMSTGQTYNADRLGIFTPKQVDRTELNCGEVGWLVCAIKDILGAPVGDTLTLARNPADKALPGFKKVKPQVYAGLFPVSSDDYENFRDALGKLSLNDASLFYEPESSTALGFGFRCGFLGLLHMEIIQERLEREYDLDLITTAPTVVYEVETTAKEVIYVDSPSKLPAVNNIFELREPIAECHMLMPQEYLGNVMTLCVEKRGVQTNMVYHGNQVALTYEIPMAEVVLDFFDRLKSTSRGYASLDYNFKRFQASRMVRVDVLINGERVDALALITHSDNAQYRGRELVEKMKDLIPRQQFDIAIQAAIGTHIIARSTVKQLRKNVLAKCYGGDISRKKKLLQKQKDGKKRMKQVGNVELPQEAFLAILHVGKDGK, encoded by the coding sequence ATGAAGAATATACGTAACTTTTCGATCATTGCTCACATTGACCACGGTAAGTCGACGCTGTCTGACCGTATTATCCAGATTTGCGGCGGCCTGTCCGACCGTGAAATGGCAGCTCAGGTGCTGGATTCAATGGATCTGGAGCGCGAGCGCGGCATTACGATTAAAGCGCAGAGCGTTACCCTCGATTTCAAAGCGGCCGATGGCGAAACCTATCAGCTGAACTTTATCGACACGCCGGGTCACGTTGACTTCTCCTACGAAGTTTCCCGTTCGCTGGCGGCCTGCGAAGGCGCACTGCTGGTCGTTGATGCCGGGCAGGGCGTGGAAGCACAAACGCTTGCTAACTGCTACACCGCACTGGAAATGGACCTGGAAGTGGTTCCGGTTCTTAATAAAATCGACCTGCCTGCTGCCGACCCCGATCGCGTAGCCGAAGAGATTGAAGATATCGTGGGTATCGACGCCACCGATGCGGTTCGCTGCTCGGCGAAAACCGGCATTGGCGTGCAGGATGTGCTTGAGCGTCTGGTGCGCGATATCCCCGCGCCGCAGGGCGATCCTGAGGCTCCGCTGCAGGCGCTGATCATCGACTCCTGGTTTGATAACTACCTTGGCGTGGTGTCGCTGGTGCGTGTTAAAAACGGCACCCTGCGTAAAGGCGACAAAATCAAGGTCATGAGCACCGGGCAAACCTATAACGCCGACCGCCTCGGGATCTTTACCCCGAAACAGGTTGATCGTACTGAGCTTAATTGCGGTGAAGTTGGCTGGCTGGTTTGCGCTATCAAAGATATCCTCGGCGCGCCGGTAGGCGACACCCTGACGCTGGCGCGTAATCCAGCGGATAAAGCGCTGCCGGGCTTCAAAAAAGTGAAGCCGCAGGTTTATGCTGGTCTGTTCCCGGTAAGCTCTGACGACTATGAAAACTTCCGTGATGCGCTGGGCAAGCTGAGTCTCAATGACGCCTCGCTGTTCTATGAGCCAGAAAGTTCAACCGCGCTGGGCTTCGGCTTCCGCTGTGGCTTCCTGGGGCTGTTGCACATGGAAATCATTCAGGAGCGTCTGGAGCGTGAATACGATCTTGATCTGATCACCACCGCGCCGACCGTGGTTTATGAAGTAGAAACCACGGCCAAAGAGGTTATTTATGTTGATAGCCCCTCAAAGCTCCCGGCGGTAAACAACATTTTTGAACTGCGTGAGCCTATTGCCGAGTGTCATATGCTGATGCCACAGGAGTACCTCGGCAACGTCATGACCCTGTGCGTAGAAAAACGCGGCGTGCAAACCAACATGGTTTATCACGGTAACCAGGTGGCCCTGACCTACGAGATCCCGATGGCTGAAGTGGTACTCGACTTCTTTGACCGTCTGAAATCCACCTCTCGCGGCTATGCGTCACTGGATTATAACTTTAAGCGTTTCCAGGCTTCGCGAATGGTTCGCGTCGACGTACTGATCAACGGTGAGCGTGTTGACGCCCTGGCGCTGATCACTCACAGTGATAACGCCCAGTATCGTGGTCGTGAGCTGGTCGAGAAGATGAAAGATCTGATCCCGCGTCAGCAGTTTGATATCGCCATTCAGGCGGCTATCGGTACCCATATCATTGCCCGTTCAACGGTGAAACAGTTACGTAAAAACGTTCTGGCAAAATGCTATGGCGGCGATATCAGCCGTAAGAAAAAGCTGCTCCAGAAGCAGAAAGACGGTAAGAAGCGTATGAAGCAGGTCGGTAACGTTGAGCTGCCGCAGGAAGCGTTCCTTGCCATTCTGCACGTTGGAAAAGACGGTAAATAA
- the pdxJ gene encoding pyridoxine 5'-phosphate synthase, with protein MADLLLGVNIDHIATLRNARGTAYPDPVQAAFIAEQAGADGITVHLREDRRHITDRDVKILRQTLDTRMNLEMAVTEEMLTIACETRPHFCCLVPEKRQEVTTEGGLDVAGQQDKMRDACQRLADAGILVSLFIDADHAQIKAAADAGAPYIEIHTGCYADAKDETTQAHELARIAKAATYAASLGLKVNAGHGLTYHNVQAIAALPEMHELNIGHAIIGRAVMSGLKDAVAEMKRLMQDARR; from the coding sequence ATGGCTGATTTACTGTTAGGCGTCAACATTGACCACATTGCCACCCTGCGTAATGCGCGCGGCACTGCGTACCCGGACCCGGTTCAGGCCGCATTTATTGCTGAACAGGCTGGAGCCGATGGCATCACCGTACATCTGCGTGAAGATCGCCGCCATATTACCGACCGCGACGTTAAGATCCTGCGCCAGACGCTGGACACCCGCATGAATCTTGAAATGGCCGTCACGGAAGAGATGCTGACGATTGCCTGCGAAACCAGACCGCATTTCTGCTGCCTGGTGCCGGAAAAACGTCAGGAAGTGACCACTGAAGGCGGGCTGGATGTCGCGGGACAGCAGGATAAAATGCGCGATGCCTGTCAGCGTCTGGCGGATGCCGGCATTCTCGTTTCACTGTTTATTGATGCCGACCACGCCCAAATCAAAGCCGCAGCCGACGCAGGCGCACCCTATATTGAAATTCATACAGGATGCTACGCGGATGCCAAAGACGAAACGACCCAGGCGCACGAGTTAGCGCGCATTGCAAAGGCCGCAACGTATGCGGCGAGTCTTGGCCTGAAAGTGAATGCGGGTCACGGCCTGACCTACCACAACGTGCAGGCCATTGCGGCGCTGCCGGAAATGCACGAGCTGAATATTGGTCATGCGATTATCGGACGTGCGGTCATGAGCGGTCTGAAAGACGCGGTGGCAGAAATGAAACGTCTGATGCAGGATGCTCGCCGCTGA
- a CDS encoding MurR/RpiR family transcriptional regulator gives MNCLNRIRQRYPALAQSDKKLADFLLSRPNEAIHLSSQQLAHEAGVSQSSVVKFAQKLGFKGFPALKLAIGEALISLPQPPSVPVHNHIRGDDPLLLVGEKLIAEKLAAMHASLDINSEEKLLESVQMLRGARRIILTGIGASGLVARNFGWKLMKIGLNAIIELDMHALLAGVQAMAPDDLLFAISYSGERREICLAAEEAHRVGARVFALTGFTINTLQQRASHSLYTIAEEQASRSAAISSTSAQMLLTDLLFMALIQQDLEHAPDHIRQSEALVKKLV, from the coding sequence ATGAACTGTTTGAACCGTATCCGTCAGCGCTATCCGGCACTGGCCCAAAGCGATAAAAAGCTGGCGGATTTTTTACTCTCACGCCCCAATGAAGCTATTCATTTAAGTTCACAGCAGCTTGCGCATGAGGCAGGCGTCAGCCAGTCAAGTGTAGTAAAGTTCGCACAAAAACTGGGTTTTAAGGGGTTCCCGGCGCTGAAACTGGCGATCGGTGAAGCATTAATCAGCCTTCCCCAGCCGCCCTCTGTGCCGGTACATAACCATATTCGCGGGGACGATCCCCTGCTTCTGGTCGGCGAAAAGCTGATTGCGGAAAAACTGGCGGCAATGCACGCCTCACTCGATATCAATAGCGAAGAGAAGCTTCTGGAAAGTGTGCAGATGCTGCGCGGGGCGAGGCGGATAATCTTGACCGGCATTGGTGCATCCGGGCTGGTGGCGAGAAATTTTGGCTGGAAGCTAATGAAAATCGGCCTTAACGCCATTATTGAACTGGATATGCATGCGTTACTGGCAGGAGTGCAGGCGATGGCCCCCGATGATCTGCTGTTTGCTATCTCTTACAGCGGCGAACGGCGTGAAATCTGCCTTGCGGCTGAAGAGGCCCACCGGGTCGGTGCCCGGGTATTTGCGCTTACCGGATTTACGATCAATACGTTGCAGCAGCGCGCCTCCCACAGTCTTTATACTATCGCAGAAGAACAGGCCAGCCGTAGCGCTGCCATCTCCTCAACCAGCGCCCAGATGCTGCTAACCGATCTGCTGTTTATGGCGCTGATCCAGCAGGATCTGGAGCATGCGCCGGATCATATCCGCCAGAGTGAAGCGCTGGTGAAAAAACTGGTCTGA
- the recO gene encoding DNA repair protein RecO, whose translation MEGWQRAFVLHSRPWSETSLMLDVFTEESGRVRLVAKGARAKRSNLKGTLQPFTPLLVRFGGRGEVKTLRSAEAVSLALPLSGITLYSGLYVNELLARVLEHETRFSDLFFDYLYCLQALAAADSPEPALRRFELALLGHLGYGLDFLHCAGSGEPVEETMTYRYREEKGFIASMVIDNNTFTGHHLRALASREFPDADTLRAAKRFTRIALKPYLGGKPLKSRELFRQFMPKR comes from the coding sequence ATGGAAGGCTGGCAGCGCGCATTTGTTCTGCATAGTCGTCCGTGGAGCGAAACCAGCCTGATGCTGGACGTCTTCACGGAAGAGTCGGGCCGCGTGCGTCTGGTGGCAAAAGGCGCACGGGCTAAACGTTCTAACCTTAAAGGCACGCTACAGCCTTTTACCCCGCTGCTGGTGCGCTTTGGCGGACGCGGCGAAGTCAAAACCCTGCGCAGTGCTGAAGCCGTCTCTCTGGCGCTCCCCTTAAGCGGTATCACGCTGTATAGCGGCCTTTACGTGAATGAGCTGCTGGCGCGCGTGCTTGAACACGAAACGCGCTTTTCTGATCTCTTTTTCGATTATCTGTACTGCCTCCAGGCGCTGGCGGCGGCGGATTCGCCTGAGCCTGCGCTACGGCGATTTGAGCTGGCGCTGCTGGGACATCTTGGCTACGGCCTGGATTTTCTGCACTGCGCCGGCAGCGGCGAGCCGGTTGAAGAGACAATGACCTACCGTTATCGCGAAGAGAAAGGCTTTATTGCCAGCATGGTCATTGATAACAACACCTTTACCGGACATCATCTCAGGGCGCTGGCCAGCCGGGAGTTTCCTGATGCGGATACCCTGCGCGCGGCGAAACGCTTTACCCGCATCGCCCTTAAGCCCTATCTTGGTGGCAAACCATTAAAGAGCCGGGAGCTATTTCGCCAGTTCATGCCGAAGCGTTAG
- the rnc gene encoding ribonuclease III, translating to MNPIVINRLQRKLGYTFHHQELLQQALTHRSASSKHNERLEFLGDSILSYVIANALYHRFPRVDEGDMSRMRATLVRGNTLAEIAREFELGECLRLGPGELKSGGFRRESILADTVEALIGGIFLDSDIQNIERLILSWYQARLDEISPGDKQKDPKTRLQEYLQGRHLPLPSYLVVQVRGEAHDQEFTIHCQVSGLHEPVIGTGSSRRKAEQAAAEQALKKLELE from the coding sequence ATGAATCCCATCGTAATTAATCGGCTTCAACGGAAGCTGGGCTACACTTTCCATCATCAGGAATTGTTGCAGCAGGCACTAACGCATCGTAGTGCCAGTAGTAAACACAATGAGCGTCTTGAGTTTCTCGGTGACTCGATTTTAAGTTATGTCATCGCTAACGCGCTTTATCACCGTTTTCCTCGCGTGGACGAGGGTGATATGAGCCGAATGCGCGCAACGCTGGTGCGCGGTAATACGCTGGCGGAAATTGCCCGCGAATTTGAACTGGGCGAGTGCCTGCGTTTAGGGCCGGGCGAATTGAAAAGCGGCGGTTTTCGTCGTGAATCCATTCTTGCCGATACGGTTGAAGCATTGATTGGCGGAATTTTTCTCGACAGTGATATTCAGAATATTGAAAGACTTATTCTGAGCTGGTATCAGGCCCGTCTGGATGAAATTAGCCCGGGCGATAAGCAAAAAGATCCGAAAACGCGATTACAGGAATATCTACAGGGTCGTCACTTGCCGCTGCCATCCTATCTGGTGGTGCAGGTCAGGGGCGAAGCCCACGATCAGGAATTTACTATCCACTGCCAGGTCAGTGGCCTGCATGAACCGGTGATTGGTACCGGTTCTAGTCGTCGGAAGGCGGAACAGGCTGCCGCCGAACAGGCACTGAAAAAACTGGAGCTGGAATGA
- the lepB gene encoding signal peptidase I: protein MANKFALILVIATLVTGILWCIDKFFFAAKRREQQAAAQAAAGDSLDKKTLKKVGPKPGWLETGASIFPVLAIVLIVRSFIYEPFQIPSGSMMPTLLIGDFIVVEKFAYGIKDPIYQNTLIETGHPKRGDVVVFKYPQDPSLDYIKRAVGLPGDKVTYDPIAKQVTIQPGCSSGQACGTALPVTYSDVEPSDFVQTFARTNGGEATSGFFQVPLNESKDNGIRLSQRKETLGDVTHRILTVPIAQDQLGAYYKQPGQTLATWIVPPGHYFMMGDNRDNSADSRYWGFVPEANLVGRATAIWMSFEKQEGEWPTGVRFSRIGGIH, encoded by the coding sequence ATGGCGAATAAATTTGCTCTGATTCTGGTGATTGCCACACTGGTCACGGGCATTTTGTGGTGCATTGATAAATTTTTCTTTGCTGCCAAACGTCGGGAACAGCAGGCTGCGGCGCAAGCCGCAGCGGGTGACTCGCTGGATAAAAAAACGCTGAAAAAAGTGGGGCCGAAACCGGGCTGGCTTGAAACAGGCGCGTCCATATTTCCGGTACTGGCCATCGTCCTGATTGTCCGTTCATTTATTTATGAACCCTTTCAGATCCCGTCCGGCTCAATGATGCCGACGCTGCTTATCGGCGACTTTATTGTGGTAGAGAAGTTTGCCTACGGCATTAAAGATCCGATTTACCAGAACACGCTTATCGAAACCGGTCATCCGAAACGTGGCGACGTGGTGGTATTTAAATATCCGCAGGATCCGAGCCTGGATTACATCAAGCGGGCTGTGGGGCTGCCGGGCGATAAAGTGACCTACGATCCGATTGCCAAGCAGGTGACGATTCAGCCTGGCTGTAGTTCGGGCCAGGCCTGCGGTACGGCGCTGCCGGTCACTTACTCTGACGTAGAGCCCAGCGATTTCGTTCAGACGTTTGCCCGCACTAACGGCGGGGAAGCGACCAGCGGCTTCTTCCAGGTGCCGCTGAATGAATCGAAGGATAACGGTATTCGTCTGTCGCAGCGGAAAGAAACGCTGGGCGATGTTACCCACCGTATACTGACTGTACCGATTGCTCAGGATCAACTGGGGGCGTATTACAAACAGCCAGGGCAGACTCTGGCGACCTGGATCGTGCCGCCAGGACATTACTTCATGATGGGCGACAACCGTGACAACAGTGCGGACAGTCGCTACTGGGGCTTTGTCCCGGAAGCGAATCTGGTTGGTCGGGCGACGGCTATCTGGATGAGCTTTGAGAAACAGGAAGGCGAATGGCCGACCGGCGTGCGCTTTAGCCGCATCGGCGGTATCCATTAA
- the yfhb gene encoding phosphatidylglycerophosphatase C — protein MATHERRVVFFDLDGTLHQQDMFGSFLRYLLRQQPLNALLVLPLLPVIGIALLIKGRAARWPMSLLLWGCTFGHSEAHLKRLESQFVAWFRQHVTAFPVVHEQLTEYLTSTDADVWLITGSPQPLVEQVYVDTPWLPKVNLIASQIRRHNGGWVLTMRCLGHEKVAQLERRIGTPLRLHSGYSDSKQDNPLLYFCQHRWRVTPSGTLQQLE, from the coding sequence TTGGCAACTCACGAGCGTCGCGTCGTCTTTTTTGATCTTGATGGAACGCTGCATCAGCAGGATATGTTCGGCAGTTTCCTGCGCTATCTGCTACGTCAACAGCCTTTAAATGCGCTGCTTGTCCTGCCTTTACTTCCGGTTATCGGCATTGCGCTGCTGATCAAAGGCCGCGCTGCGCGTTGGCCAATGAGTCTGCTGTTATGGGGATGTACATTTGGTCACAGTGAAGCGCATCTGAAACGGCTTGAAAGCCAGTTTGTTGCCTGGTTTCGTCAGCATGTGACTGCTTTTCCGGTTGTACATGAGCAGCTGACCGAATATTTGACCAGTACGGATGCCGACGTCTGGTTAATTACCGGCTCGCCGCAGCCGCTGGTAGAGCAGGTTTATGTTGATACGCCCTGGCTGCCCAAAGTTAATCTTATTGCCAGTCAGATCCGTCGGCACAATGGCGGATGGGTATTGACGATGCGCTGTCTGGGCCATGAAAAGGTGGCTCAGCTGGAACGTCGTATTGGTACACCGCTGCGTCTGCACAGCGGCTACAGCGACAGTAAACAGGATAACCCGCTGCTTTACTTCTGCCAGCATCGCTGGCGTGTCACGCCGTCAGGAACGCTTCAGCAACTCGAATGA
- a CDS encoding YfhL family 4Fe-4S dicluster ferredoxin yields the protein MALLITKKCINCDMCEPECPNEAISMGDSLYVINSDRCTECVGHYETPTCQKVCPIPNTILHDPLHAESEEQLWDKFVLLHHADKI from the coding sequence ATGGCGCTGTTGATTACCAAAAAATGCATTAATTGCGATATGTGCGAACCCGAGTGCCCTAACGAGGCGATTTCAATGGGTGACAGCCTGTATGTTATTAACAGCGACCGTTGTACCGAGTGCGTCGGGCACTATGAGACGCCGACCTGCCAGAAAGTGTGCCCGATCCCCAACACCATACTCCACGATCCGCTCCATGCGGAGAGTGAAGAACAGCTATGGGATAAGTTTGTTCTGCTGCATCATGCGGATAAAATCTAA
- the acpS gene encoding holo-ACP synthase, protein MAILGLGTDIVEIARIEAVIARSGDRLARRVLSDNEWAIWEAHHQPVRFLAKRFAVKEAAAKAFGTGIRNGLAFNQFEVYNDELGKPRLRLWGEAQRLAENMGVTSTHVTLADERHYACATVIIER, encoded by the coding sequence ATGGCCATTCTTGGCCTGGGGACGGATATTGTAGAAATTGCCCGCATTGAAGCCGTCATCGCGCGCAGCGGCGATCGGCTGGCGCGCCGGGTATTGAGCGATAACGAATGGGCCATCTGGGAAGCGCACCATCAGCCGGTGCGTTTTCTGGCCAAGCGCTTTGCGGTCAAGGAAGCCGCTGCCAAGGCGTTTGGCACCGGTATTCGTAACGGTCTGGCGTTCAATCAGTTTGAAGTCTACAACGACGAACTGGGAAAACCGCGTTTGCGGTTATGGGGTGAGGCGCAGCGGCTGGCGGAAAACATGGGCGTCACATCAACGCACGTAACGCTGGCAGACGAGCGTCATTACGCCTGCGCAACGGTCATTATTGAGCGTTAG
- the rseC gene encoding SoxR-reducing system protein RseC has product MIKEWATVVSWQNGQAQVHCDVKASCNSCASRAGCGSRVLNKLGPQTSHTITVPSAQPLIAGQKVELGIAEASLLSSALLVYMSPLVGLFIVASIFQALFSSDIAALCGAVLGGVGGFLIARGFSASLATREAWQPVILSVGLPPDELRIAE; this is encoded by the coding sequence ATGATCAAAGAATGGGCGACCGTTGTCTCATGGCAAAACGGTCAGGCACAGGTCCACTGCGACGTAAAAGCGTCCTGTAATAGCTGTGCATCACGTGCAGGCTGCGGCAGTCGGGTGCTAAATAAACTTGGCCCGCAGACCAGCCACACGATCACGGTTCCCAGCGCACAGCCACTGATTGCCGGGCAAAAAGTTGAGCTGGGAATTGCCGAAGCCAGCCTGCTGAGTTCGGCGCTGCTGGTTTATATGTCGCCGCTGGTGGGCTTATTTATCGTTGCATCGATTTTCCAGGCGCTGTTTTCCAGCGATATTGCCGCATTATGCGGGGCGGTTCTCGGCGGCGTTGGTGGCTTTTTGATTGCGCGGGGCTTCTCGGCCAGTCTGGCCACGCGTGAAGCCTGGCAACCGGTGATCCTGAGCGTAGGGCTGCCGCCGGACGAGTTGCGTATAGCAGAGTAA
- the era gene encoding GTPase Era, whose product MSEEKNYCGFVAIVGRPNVGKSTLLNNLLGQKISITSRKAQTTRHRIVGIHTEGPYQAIYVDTPGLHMEEKRAINRLMNKAASSSIGDVELIIFVVEGTRWTPDDEMVLNKLRGGKTPVILAVNKVDNVQDKAELLPHLQFLASQMNFLDIVPLSAETGMNVDTIAGIVRKHLPEAIHHFPEDYITDRSQRFMASEIIREKLMRFLGAELPYSVTVEIERFMTNERGGYDINGLILVEREGQKKMVIGNKGAKIKTIGIEARKDMEDMFEAKVHLELWVKVKSGWADDERALRSLGYVDDL is encoded by the coding sequence ATGAGCGAAGAAAAAAATTATTGCGGGTTTGTTGCTATCGTAGGACGTCCTAACGTTGGTAAATCAACCCTGCTAAACAACCTGCTGGGGCAGAAGATCTCCATCACCTCCCGCAAGGCACAGACTACCCGTCATCGCATTGTCGGTATCCATACAGAAGGCCCGTATCAGGCAATTTATGTTGATACTCCGGGGCTGCATATGGAAGAAAAACGCGCCATTAACCGCCTGATGAACAAAGCGGCCAGCAGTTCAATTGGTGACGTCGAGCTGATCATTTTTGTGGTTGAAGGTACGCGCTGGACGCCGGATGACGAAATGGTCCTCAATAAGCTGCGTGGCGGTAAAACGCCGGTTATTCTGGCGGTTAACAAAGTAGACAATGTTCAGGACAAAGCTGAACTGCTGCCGCATTTGCAGTTCCTGGCAAGCCAGATGAATTTCCTCGACATTGTGCCGTTGTCTGCTGAAACGGGGATGAACGTTGATACCATCGCCGGGATCGTGCGTAAGCACCTGCCGGAAGCTATTCACCATTTCCCGGAAGATTATATCACTGACCGTTCGCAGCGCTTTATGGCCTCCGAAATCATCCGTGAAAAACTGATGCGCTTTCTCGGTGCCGAACTGCCGTATTCCGTGACGGTCGAAATCGAACGCTTTATGACTAACGAGCGCGGCGGCTATGATATTAACGGCCTGATCCTTGTTGAGCGTGAAGGGCAGAAGAAGATGGTGATTGGCAACAAAGGTGCCAAAATCAAAACTATCGGTATTGAAGCGCGTAAAGACATGGAAGACATGTTCGAGGCTAAAGTGCATCTTGAACTGTGGGTCAAAGTAAAATCCGGATGGGCAGATGACGAGCGCGCATTGCGTAGCCTCGGTTACGTTGACGATCTCTGA
- the rseB gene encoding sigma-E factor regulatory protein RseB, with protein sequence MKQFWCGMSLLAGCLFFSANASADVSSGALLQQMNLASQSLNYELSFISINKQGVESLRYRHARLDNQTLAQLLQMDGPRREVVQRGNEISYFEPGLDPFTLNGDYIVDSLPSLVYTNFKRLSPWYDFISVGRTRIADRLCEVIRVVARDGTRYSYIVWLDSETRLPMRVDLLDRDGETLEQFRVIAFNMSDNVGSNMENLAKANLPPLLSVPAGDKVAFNWNPSWLPQGFAEVASSRRSLPTVDVPIESRLYSDGLFSFSVNISRATSSSSEQMLRTGRRTVSTTLRDNTEITIVGEIPPPTAKRIADSIKFKAVQ encoded by the coding sequence ATGAAGCAATTTTGGTGTGGCATGTCACTTTTGGCTGGTTGCCTGTTTTTCTCTGCTAACGCCTCCGCTGACGTCTCGTCCGGGGCGTTACTGCAGCAGATGAATCTGGCCAGCCAGTCACTGAACTACGAGCTGTCATTTATCAGCATCAATAAGCAAGGCGTTGAATCTCTGCGCTATCGTCACGCACGACTGGACAACCAGACGCTTGCGCAACTTTTGCAGATGGACGGCCCGCGTCGCGAGGTTGTCCAGCGTGGCAATGAGATCAGCTACTTTGAACCAGGCCTCGATCCTTTCACGCTTAACGGCGATTATATCGTCGACTCGCTGCCGTCTCTGGTGTACACCAATTTCAAGCGCCTCTCTCCCTGGTATGATTTCATCTCCGTCGGCAGAACGCGTATTGCGGACCGGCTGTGTGAAGTTATCCGAGTGGTGGCGCGTGACGGTACGCGTTATAGCTATATCGTCTGGCTGGATTCAGAAACCAGGCTGCCGATGCGGGTTGATTTGCTGGATCGCGACGGTGAAACGCTGGAACAGTTTCGCGTTATCGCTTTCAATATGAGTGACAATGTGGGCAGCAACATGGAAAATCTGGCTAAAGCCAATTTGCCGCCGCTGCTTTCGGTTCCGGCGGGTGATAAGGTTGCGTTCAACTGGAATCCATCCTGGCTTCCGCAGGGATTCGCTGAAGTTGCCAGCAGCCGACGTTCGCTGCCGACCGTAGATGTGCCCATTGAATCACGACTTTACTCTGACGGACTGTTCAGTTTCTCGGTGAACATCAGTCGGGCCACGTCGTCCAGCAGCGAGCAAATGCTGCGCACCGGCCGACGTACCGTGAGTACCACGCTGCGTGACAATACTGAAATTACCATTGTTGGTGAAATCCCTCCGCCGACAGCAAAGCGCATTGCTGACAGCATAAAATTTAAGGCCGTCCAATGA
- the murQ gene encoding N-acetylmuramic acid 6-phosphate etherase, giving the protein MNLGSLLSETRNARTMGLDDVSTREMVNLLNYEDAQVAPAVAAVLDDVAKAVDAAAAALQAGGRIIYMGAGTSGRLGVLDASECPPTFGVPHGLVVGLIAGGPGALLKAVEGAEDNPHLGEEDLQALHLAAQDVVVGIAASGRTPYVIGGLRYAKAVGCTTVALSCNPASPIASEADIAISPLVGPEALTGSTRLKSGTAQKMVLNMISTGAMVKFGKVYQNLMVDMKATNIKLIDRACRMVTEATGIGREQAEQVLGQTDYEVKPAILMVLTGLDAVTASTRLKQHHGFLRAALADD; this is encoded by the coding sequence ATGAATCTTGGTTCACTGCTTTCTGAAACCCGTAATGCCCGCACGATGGGGCTGGACGACGTCTCTACGCGTGAAATGGTTAACTTACTCAATTATGAAGATGCGCAGGTCGCGCCCGCCGTTGCGGCGGTGCTGGACGACGTGGCTAAAGCGGTTGATGCGGCGGCGGCGGCGCTTCAGGCTGGCGGGCGCATCATCTATATGGGGGCAGGGACCAGCGGACGTCTGGGGGTGCTGGATGCCTCTGAATGCCCGCCCACGTTCGGCGTCCCGCACGGTCTGGTCGTCGGGCTGATTGCCGGCGGGCCGGGCGCGCTGCTGAAAGCGGTCGAAGGCGCAGAAGATAATCCGCATCTGGGTGAAGAAGACTTACAGGCGTTACATCTTGCGGCTCAGGATGTTGTGGTGGGCATAGCGGCCTCCGGACGTACGCCTTACGTGATCGGCGGCCTGCGCTATGCTAAAGCCGTTGGATGCACCACCGTTGCCCTCTCGTGTAACCCGGCTTCGCCGATTGCCAGCGAAGCAGACATTGCTATTTCCCCGCTGGTTGGCCCGGAAGCGCTCACCGGCTCTACACGCCTGAAATCAGGCACCGCACAAAAGATGGTGCTTAATATGATCTCAACCGGGGCGATGGTTAAGTTCGGTAAGGTGTACCAGAATCTGATGGTCGATATGAAGGCAACCAACATCAAGCTTATCGATCGCGCCTGCCGAATGGTAACAGAAGCGACCGGCATCGGGCGTGAGCAGGCAGAGCAGGTGCTCGGTCAGACTGATTATGAAGTCAAACCGGCCATTCTGATGGTGCTTACCGGGCTGGATGCGGTGACGGCCAGTACCCGACTTAAGCAGCATCACGGTTTCCTGCGCGCGGCGCTGGCAGACGATTAA